The genomic DNA GGCATTTAAATAAATAGCCCCGTCATCATACTCATCCAAGTCATTTTCCTCAAACATGTGCTGTTCGTGCACAAATACCATTCGTCTTAACTCTAAGGCTTTCTGAATTTCTTCTTCGCTTTCAGCTGCGCGAATCTCGCAGAATTTCATGATTTCCCTCCTTTTCCCTTATCCTGATTTTTCGAATAATGGAAGAGCGGAACAAGCACCGCATTTAGCGCATCCGGCCATGCTGTTTGCAGAGGATAAATTCTCTTCCTGAAGTACAGCGGCCACGCGGCGGTAAACTTCAAGCATCAAATCACTCGATGGAGGGGCCGCGTTTTCCAGCTCCGTTCCACGAAGTGGACGAAGCGGAACAACGAATGGATAGACACCTAACCTGGCTGCCCTTCGGCAACCTTCCACCGTTTTTTCCAAGTCCTCTCCAAGTCCGATAATGACATATGTGCTTACCTGATTTCTGCCGAAGACAGACACCGCTTTTTCAAATGCTCGGAAATACACTTCAAGCGAAATCTGGGACTTGGACGGCATCACCTTTTTTCGGACTTCTTCATCAAATGACTCTACATGGAGGCCAATTGAATTGGCGCCGGCATCTTTTAATACTTGATACAATGAATCGTCATTCGGAGGCTCGCACTGAACTTGAATAGGGAGCTGGCTGACTTTGCGGATGCTTCTTACGCATTCAGCCAAATACAGAGCCCCACGGTCTGTTTCGTTCGGTGTGCCTGTCGTTAACGTAATGTGCTTAATTCCATCAAGCTCTTCCGCTGCTTTCACCACTTCGGCAAGCTGCTCCGGTTTTTTCTGGGCAATGGTGCTTCCTTGCTCCAAAGAATGGCCAATGGCGCAAAATTTGCATCGTTTACCCGGCGCCCAGCGGATACAGCTTTGAATGACGGTGCTTGCCAGGACATCTGCTCCGTGAAGGACGGCAATTTTGTTATAGGGAATTCCATCCTTTGTACTTAATTCATAAAATTTAGGCCGCCGAACAGCTTCCAGAAAAGTGAACGGCAATGACTTCCCTTCATATTGAAGCATCAGACCGGAGGATCCTTGAGCTAACGAATAAGGAGAATGTTCTGCCGGACCATTCAGCGTAGGGATCATAACAGCCTGTCCCTGGACCAGAAAAGCTTGATCATCTGTTGGTCCGGCTCCCCCTCTTCTGCCTCCTTTTGTAAGTCCCTCAGTGCGCAAACCCTTATTCTGAAGGTCCACCAGCAAGGATTCCAAGCGATCAACATTCACGGCTTCTTGTTTCACTTTTTCAATTGAGCTCATACAATCCCCCCATTAAGTAAAATTTCCTTACATTTTCCTAGATTCATATAATGTAATTTTTTATTACCTTATATGTTATTTCTTTTTACATTAACAATCATAATATGTAATAATGAATATGTAACGAGCCAATTCTTCTGTTTTTTCACCAACCAATGTAAGATCTTCTTACAATCAGATTGAGGGGTTTTTCATTTTTACTTTAAAATTTATAAAAAGGAGTCTTTCACATACTAAGGAGGCAAAAAATGGAGTGGAGACCAGATAGAGCAAGCGAAGTCCCTTTATATAAACAAATCGCTAATTATTTGGAATCCAGAATTTTAAACGGTGAATTTCCACCTGGGAGCCGCTTGCCTTCCGAACGGGTTTTAGCTAATCAATGGAAGGTTAACAGAAGTACGGTCAACTGCGCTTTCGAGGAACTGCGATCCGCCGGACTTGTGTCTCGCATAGTAGGCCGCGGAACAGTAGTAATCCGAAATTTGCCGGGGAGCGGGACAAAACAATTTCCTAATTGGGATATGTACGTTAAACAAGGCTACTATCCGCCAAATAACCCGGTAAATCAAAACATATATCGGTTTATTCGAGCGGATGAGCCAATGATTAATTTTGCTATAGGAGAGTTAAGTTCTGACTTGCAGCCTGTAGAATTAATGAAAGAAGCCTATAGTTCCATAGAATTAAACAACGATTTAGGCTATGAACACATACAAGGTAATATCACACTGAGAGAAACCATTTCCGAGCATATGAAAACATATCGAAAGATCGAATCTACTCCTTCTTCCCTTTTAATTACATCAGGAGCTCAGCAAGCCATTCATCTCATTATTCGAGGTCTGCTTAAACCCGGAGATTCAGTTGCGATTGAAGATCCTTCGTATGCCTACTCGCTTCCGATTTTCCATTCTGAAGGCTTACATACACATCTATTGCCAGTACAAAACAATGGAATTGACCCGGATCAAATCATCACACTGCACAAAAGATATCGCCTCAAGATGCTGTTCCTGAACCCCACTTACCAAAATCCTACAGGAACGACACTTGATCTTGAAAGAAGGCGCAGAATACTTGAAATATGCTCAAAATTCGGGATTGCCATAGTTGAAGATGATCCGTACAGTATTACCGGTTATGATGGTACAAGCATCCCCAGTATGAAATCAATGGATAAAGAAGGCCTTGTTCTTTATGTTAGCTCATTAACCAAAATTATCGCTTCAGGTCTTCGAATCGGCTGGATTTTGGGACCGCAAACCGTAATTAACCATTTAGCCGACGTCAAGCAGCAATTTGATTTCAGCCATCCCAGCCTTCCGCAATTAATTGCTGCAAAGCTGTTAAGTTCCAAGCATTTTGATGAACACATTATGCATTTGAGGGAAGGATTGAAAATAAAAAGGGACTTAACGATACGATCCTTAGAGAAAGAACTGAAAGGAATAATTAGCTTTTCTGTTCCGGAGGGAGGCATACATCTATGGTGTAAATTAAATGATGAAGAAATAGATGAAAACTTGTTATTCAAAGAGTCTCTAAAAAAAGGCGTCGTTTTTGCACCGGGAAGCACACTAGGATCGAAGCATAATTATATACGACTAACCTATAGCCGAGTAGAAACAAATTGCATCTCCGAGGGGATTCAGCTGCTTGCACAATCGCTGAGGGAGTTGGAATAGAAACAATAATTCTTTTTAGATAAGATCCTAATATATTCTTTTTTTGTTTTTGGTAAAATTACTGCACTTACGAAAAAGTGTAGTTTTTTTCTTATTTTCATTAATTTAATTTATTAATCAAACGTTTGATTAATAAATTGAAAGAGTCAAACAATGCTTATTTCTGCCTGCCGAAAATCCAACAAAACGACTTGGATTATCATCTTTTTATTTTTAAAAACAAAAAGAGGGGCACCCTTTACAAAGGAATTTTTTAGTTCCTTTCTGAGTCAGCCCCTATTTCTTTTTAATATGAATTAAATGAGGATTTTATATCATTAGTAACCTCCATAGCCGCCAAAGCAAGAACATCCTACAATGATGATTAGAACGAATAAGACAACGATTAACGCAAATACGTTATTCATCGATTACACCTCTAGTCGTGATAAATGATATTTTTTAAAACTGTGGTTTTGCAAGAAAAAGAGGCTTCTTAATCATTAATAACTACTCCAAATACTTGCACCCACAATGATCAATAGAATAAACAATACGACGATTAACGCAAAGTTAAAGCCACCACCGTATCCACCGTAGCCGTAACCACCATAACCTCTACCACATCCGCAGCCACACATATTAGTTCACCTCCTTTTGCAATCTTATTTTTATGTTAATGTAAATAATAAACAACAGTATGGACATATATCATAATGAATAAGATAATTCCTGGTTTCACCCAAAAATTCTACTAAAAACCGAAAAGCGTATGTTATTACATACACTTCTGAGAGGTGACTATATACAATACGGGCGATAGTGGGTTGATACGG from Bacillus methanolicus MGA3 includes the following:
- a CDS encoding MSMEG_0568 family radical SAM protein, with protein sequence MSSIEKVKQEAVNVDRLESLLVDLQNKGLRTEGLTKGGRRGGAGPTDDQAFLVQGQAVMIPTLNGPAEHSPYSLAQGSSGLMLQYEGKSLPFTFLEAVRRPKFYELSTKDGIPYNKIAVLHGADVLASTVIQSCIRWAPGKRCKFCAIGHSLEQGSTIAQKKPEQLAEVVKAAEELDGIKHITLTTGTPNETDRGALYLAECVRSIRKVSQLPIQVQCEPPNDDSLYQVLKDAGANSIGLHVESFDEEVRKKVMPSKSQISLEVYFRAFEKAVSVFGRNQVSTYVIIGLGEDLEKTVEGCRRAARLGVYPFVVPLRPLRGTELENAAPPSSDLMLEVYRRVAAVLQEENLSSANSMAGCAKCGACSALPLFEKSG
- a CDS encoding PLP-dependent aminotransferase family protein; translated protein: MEWRPDRASEVPLYKQIANYLESRILNGEFPPGSRLPSERVLANQWKVNRSTVNCAFEELRSAGLVSRIVGRGTVVIRNLPGSGTKQFPNWDMYVKQGYYPPNNPVNQNIYRFIRADEPMINFAIGELSSDLQPVELMKEAYSSIELNNDLGYEHIQGNITLRETISEHMKTYRKIESTPSSLLITSGAQQAIHLIIRGLLKPGDSVAIEDPSYAYSLPIFHSEGLHTHLLPVQNNGIDPDQIITLHKRYRLKMLFLNPTYQNPTGTTLDLERRRRILEICSKFGIAIVEDDPYSITGYDGTSIPSMKSMDKEGLVLYVSSLTKIIASGLRIGWILGPQTVINHLADVKQQFDFSHPSLPQLIAAKLLSSKHFDEHIMHLREGLKIKRDLTIRSLEKELKGIISFSVPEGGIHLWCKLNDEEIDENLLFKESLKKGVVFAPGSTLGSKHNYIRLTYSRVETNCISEGIQLLAQSLRELE
- a CDS encoding YjcZ family sporulation protein, with amino-acid sequence MNNVFALIVVLFVLIIIVGCSCFGGYGGY
- a CDS encoding YjcZ family sporulation protein, producing the protein MCGCGCGRGYGGYGYGGYGGGFNFALIVVLFILLIIVGASIWSSY